From Aegilops tauschii subsp. strangulata cultivar AL8/78 chromosome 5, Aet v6.0, whole genome shotgun sequence:
TGAGGGCAGTGGCGCCACGATCCACCTGAAGTGGAACTTCCACCGCCTCCACCTACCGGCGTGGAGAACCAGGACTTCGGCATTGTCATTGGGCTCGGGGATGGGGACGCGGAGGGCGAGGGGGCGGTGCTCGGGGAGGGGGGATGCGGCTTAGTGCATCATCGGCGCATGGCTTAAATAGTCCTGACCAGGCCAGGCGAAGGGGCAGCCAACCCGCTTCAATGCGGCGCAGCTGCCGAAGTTGGTTTTTTGGGACGCGGTGTCTGCATTGAAGCGGCGACACACAAGAGGTCGTGTCCGTCAGGGCCACTCTCCCATCCGATCAAATTGCGGGCATCAATGCCGGTCACTACATGCTCTGGGCCGACATGAATGTGGCACGGCAAGCGTCGCGGGCGTTCGATGGAAACATGGGAGAGAAGGGTGGGATTTTTAGGCGGGCCGGGGCAGCCAGAAGCGGACGTGACAGTTgtccggacccccccccccccctcccccgacacacgcacacacacacaccttgtTTTCGGTTTGTGGAAAAAATGTGTCTAAATCGCCATGCGAGCCGATACAGAATCGCATTGGATGACAGAACATGTCTGGACCGCATGGTCCAAACATTCAGGGGCGGTTTGAGGGTCTAAAAAAAGggcattggagatgccctaacctCACCTCAGAAGTCCTCTCGCCGTGAAGCATAGGTTTAATCTGGTTCACTAGGCTACAATGAGGTGATCGATCGACACATTCGTTAGGATGGCAGCAGCTTGCGAACAATCAGTCTCTAGGATACATGGCGATGTGCTCTAGTCCAGCGCGAAGTCATGCACGCGTCAATTCCCGTCCTAGTCTCAGTAACTACTATTTCCACTCATTCACATGAGAATGTCGTATTCTCTCAAAAGAAAACAAGTTAAATTTTGGTAGAATGGATTTTGGGGTGACTGACCGGAGTTGACGGGAACGTATCTGGTGCACCGGGGCAATTGGTGCTACCGGTGCACCGGACTCCGTTGCACactaaaaaatgttcaaaaaaatcCGGACAAAAATTTAATGCATTGACACAACATCAATGTAAGTTGTCACAAAAACTCAAATCAAAATTTCAAACATTGCTTGAGATATAAAAATGATAAATTTGACATCAATGTGCTAACGGGCCAAAACTAAAGCCCAACTTGTGTTATGTACTATTCAGTGTCAAATTTGTCATTTTTATATCTCGAGCAATATTTCAAATTTTGATTTGAATTTTTGTGACAACATACATTTTTTTAGGGGAAAACACAGTCATATATTAAACATAAAGCGGAATGTCATTCGATACAGCATCTAGGATAAAACCAGGCGGAACACCAGTCCACACTTGACAACTCTCCTCTCCAACACCAACCCTAGCGAGCTTATGAGCAACAGAATTTGCCGAGCGTCGAATCCAGCCCACCTTGAAGTCCATGAACTCCCTCAGCGACCTCTTTACCTCCTCAACCCACGGCCCGACCGAAGAGAAGTTCTTTTCAGGGCTCAGGATCATCTTCGCCAGAGCCTGGCAGTCCAGCTCCACATGAATCCTGTCAACATTCAGCTCCCTCGCCATCTTGATCGCCTTCAGGCACGCCATGAGCTCAGCACGTTCGGGATCAGCACATTGTGGGAAGAAGAAACAGGCCGAAGCCACATAGCCGCCATTGTGGTCACGTAGGATAGTCCCACCACCGCCCTTGTTCTGTTGTTTCTCGAAGGCACCATCAGCATTGGCCTTGATCCATCCGTCTTCTGGAGCTTCCCACCGCTGCACCGACCTTGCCGTCGACTGCCTAGCAGGGGCAGCATGAGCTTCTCTCCACGACGGCATGGCCGAAGCGACCCTTTCCAGCACATCCTGGGGGGGCACAATCTTCTTGCCATCACGCGCTTCATTCCGAGCCAACCACAAGCCATAGGTGGCATGAATCAAAACCTCCCTCTCCTCTTCACTTGCCGAAGCAAACCATGAAATCAGCCAGTCAGCCAACGCACGCTGGGAGTTCACATGACCTGGCGGGGAGGCCGCCGCAACACCCATAGCAGACCGCAGCAGCTTCCAGAACTGGATGGAATGGTAGCAGCCCCAGAACCGGTGAACCAAAGACTCCTCCCGGCCACACACCGGGCAGAAAACTCCAGCCTTGATCCTGCGACGGTGAAGCTCAGCGCCCACAGCCAAGCCATTCCGAATCAAGCGCCAGGTATGTATCTTTGCTTTGCCAGGAGCAGAGGTATCCCACAAGGCCATAAAACCTTTATGCTTCACAACTGAACTAGATCCTTCCGGCTGACCTAACTGACGTTTCTTCTTTTCCATACACAGGTGATACGCCGAGCGGACAGTGAAGATACCATTGCGAGTGAAGTTCCAAGCCAAGTAATCCTCAGTCCCCGGACCCCCAACGGCAATCTGCCTAATGTCGTGAGCATCATCTGCAGAAAACATATCAGTCACCTTTGCATCATCCCATGAAGATCCATCTGGAGTCAATAAGTCTGCAACCTTGGTGACTCCCTAAACATACCGCTGGCCCAGTGGCCGCATGTGTCCAGCCCTCGGTATCCAGTTACTATGATGAATATTGAAAGAGGACCCATCCCCAATCCGCCAAATAGATCCCTCCCGCAAAAGATCACGCCCATGCAAGATGCTTCTGAAAAGTGAAAGAGCCTGCTGCTGGGCAAGTGGCATTCAGAACAGAGCAATGCGGGTAGTACCTGGCCTTCAAGACACGAGCACACAAGGAGGATGGGTATTGATGCAGACGCCACGCTTGCTTGGCCAACATGGCTTGGTTAAAAGCCTCCGGGTCCCTAAACCCCAGGCCACCTTCCTTCTTCGACATACACATCTTGTCCCACGAGATCCAATGTACCTTCCTCTCACCATTGATTGTTCCCCACCAGAATTTCGACGAGATAGATGTCAGGTGCCGGCACGTTTTCTTGGTCAACTGGAAACAGCTCATGGTGTGAGTCGGTGAGGCTTGAAGCGAGGATTTAACCAAAACCTCCCTAGCCTTCTTTGACAGTCCCTGTCCTTTCCACCTCCAACCtttccttagagccctcaaccacaTATTTAAAGGTTCCATTCTTAGATCTTCCCACCCGTGTGGGTAGACCTAAGTTTTTTACAGAATTTTTCGAACATTTTTGAGTGTGCAACATGGGGTCGGTGCACCGGTAGCACCAATTGCCCCGGTGCACCAGATACATTCCCGGACCTCTCGGAGAGTGTGCGGGCAATTCGATCAGGGGCATCGAACGCTTGACGTCAATCTGGTCACGGGGGTGCATGTGTGCACGGCAACGTCAGAGAGAAAGTGGAACCAATCAACGCGAGCATTTGACTGGACGTCGTATGTGTATTATAGGGGCGAGTGTATATACACATCTGCGTCTGGACTGCGTTTAAAGAAAAATATGTACGTATTGTACACTCCCATGACTTATCGTTTATCCACGCACGAGCAGGTGAGTGTGACTGGGTCAGTTACGAGTTCAGTCATGCTGCGCTTCTTCCTTTTTTCCACGAAGAATAATGAGTGGACAGTAGCAGCTGCAGGCTACTTCTATATAAGTAGGTGTTCGCTGCAAAGTAAGCACAAGCAAAGCCAATGGCGCtcagtactagctagctagctcctgTCCGACCGAAAGAAAAGAAGAAGCTCGAGTTCCGGTGGTGTGGATCAGATCATAGCAAGGCTTGCTTCTGCCACCTCTAGACCTTTAGCTAGCATCATATTGGCCGATGGGTTCAAACACCGCTGACAGCGTCGACCGCTTCGATGTCCATGGGCTGAAGCATATCACGGACCTCAACGGGATTGACCGGTATGTTCTACTACCTCAATCCTGATTTATTAGTCGCCTCGGTCACGTTTTGACCATTattttaactaataaaatatagGTTATATATAACAAAGGTAATATTATCAAAATCTATGCCGAAATATGAATCCAACGTTATAATTTTCGTAATATGCATTAACATTTTTAGTTAATCAATgatcaaaatttggcacaaaatgCGCAGGGGCGATAGACCAGGGAAGGGTAGTATGCGTGGCGCAAGCTCTTGAGTATGTACTATATGTATATGTGGCCGCGCCAGTCATATGTAGGCTCATTTCTCTATGTATCAATGTCACAGGGGCAACGAGGAGCACCGCCGCTGCATCGTCGCCTGCATGGTCAAAGCTGCTTACGTCCTCGAGAGCGACAGAGCGACGATGGACAGGACGGAGGAGCTCGCGCCGGCGTGGTGGGAGAGCTTTGGCTTCCACCTCGAGAATGAACTCAGAGAGCAGAAGTCCCCCATCTTCGAAACCATCTATGGTGCCATCTTCAAGTACGTGCCCTGCCCCCGCGCACCCCCCCACCCGCGTGCTCCACGGTATGTCGTCGCCTTCAGGGGCACCATGTGTAAGCACCGCGAGTGGTCGGTGGCGACACAAGACCTCTACCTTGACTTCAAAATACTGACCAACAAACTGAAGAAACGCACGCGCTCCAAGCTGGCGTGCGGGGCGGTCGACAAACTTATGGATGACGAAGCCGGCCTAGGAAGCGCCGATGTCTGGCTCGCCGGGCACTCCCTCGGCGCATCGCTGGCACTGGACGTGGGGCGGGACATGATGGAGAGGCGGGAGCTGAACCTCCCGACCTTCCTCTTCAACCCGCCGCAGGTGTCGCTGACAGCGGCCATGAACTTGCTGAACGCGCAGGACGTGGCCAAGAGGCACCTGCACTTCACGAGTTACTTCTTCAAGGCCGGTGCGGCGACGGTCTCGGGTTGCCACAGGGAGCGCATGGACAAGCTGTTCGACCGGTTTTCCCCATGGGTGCCGAATCTGTACCTGCACGAGAAGGACTGGATCTGCCAGGGCTTCATCGACTACTTCGAGCTGCGGCAGCAGTTCATGGACCGCTTTCGCTGTGTTGGAAGCAAGTCCATGACACTGTCGTACCGTGACATGCTCTGGAGCCTGCTTGGCAAGGACAAGGAGCGGCCGCATCTCCTGCCATCGGCGATGCTGTGGAAGACCGCGCAAACCAGCCTCGATGCGCACGGGCTCCAGCAGTGGTGGAAACCGAGTGGCGAGCTCGGCTTGGGCGCCGGCACGCGTTATAGCTACCCTGTACCTCAAGCATAAACTACTTCTAGTTCTATATATGCCGGCAAGCTGTCAAGTGCAGTTTATCATCGGAACGTTTTCTTGTAAAATCACGAGAAAATAGTTATACTAAATTCCTACGTACCAATTTAGCTATAGTGAGTTGTAAAATTTGTGCTAGAACAATTGCAAATGACAATCAACAGTCGCTTTATTATGATGATTTCCACGTATATATCCCATGAGGGGATGCGTCCACTGGATGCGTTGGTTTGATAGAGGCCGTGGGGGTGCTGTACCGATTTTGTCCATCCAACAATTGCAAATGACAATCAACAAGGGGGGCCACATGGTTAGAGGAGACATTCCTGTCGACGATGTGCGTTGAGTTAGAGGAGACATTCCTGTAGACTATGAAGGCGTCCGCGGCtacttcgtcaatctcaagatgatgtACCGACTCAGTCTCTCGGAGATGCTCATCGGGATAGGGTGTGCGTACGTGCTTTTATAGGATGATTGTATGTGTTTGTTGTATGAGCATCTGCATTTGTACTATGATAAACAAATGGTAATGAAATGATTAAATAAAAAAACTACACAATAGACCCGACAACAACAATTGGCGCGGCGAAGCGGGCGTCAGCTTCCTGTATATACTTCTCCAATCCTAAAATTTGTGTTGCTGATTTCGTACAAAGTTgcttattttgggatggaggaaGTATTATGTACTTTGAATCCTATGATTAGAAAACTAAATAAATTATTGGAAATAAGTGTTTGACATACAACAACTGAAATAGATAAACTTTATAGAGATTTGAGTGGATGTGGATGCAAAACAATCCTTAGAAATTCCAATGTTACACGGGAGAATTTCTTAGGATTGATGTAAGTCCTCTAAAAATCGACTAACAATAGGGCCCGTGTGTTGCAGCGGGAGAAAAAAAATCTTCAATGGCCATGATCACATTTTGTTGCATCACCGAGATATACTATCACTCTCAATTTCTtcaaatcatgaacattttttaaacttgGAAACATATTTGATAGCATGAATACTTTTACAAATTTTCAAAAATCAAgtacattttttgaattcatgaacaatttatagtatttGCAAACATTGTTTTAACAATTTTATTGAATTTGCGAACATTTCTAGAATGGACAAACATTGTTCTGAAAATTGGtagaacaatttttgaaattcatgaacttttttgatTTAACGCAATTTTTTTGAATCAACAAACAGTTTATGAATAAATAAACTATTTTGTAAGTCACAAAGAGTTTTTGAATTTTTAGGATATTTTTccattcatgaacattttttgaatttgaaagaTTTTGTAC
This genomic window contains:
- the LOC109779898 gene encoding GDSL esterase/lipase At4g10955-like yields the protein MYQCHRGNEEHRRCIVACMVKAAYVLESDRATMDRTEELAPAWWESFGFHLENELREQKSPIFETIYGAIFKYVPCPRAPPHPRAPRYVVAFRGTMCKHREWSVATQDLYLDFKILTNKLKKRTRSKLACGAVDKLMDDEAGLGSADVWLAGHSLGASLALDVGRDMMERRELNLPTFLFNPPQVSLTAAMNLLNAQDVAKRHLHFTSYFFKAGAATVSGCHRERMDKLFDRFSPWVPNLYLHEKDWICQGFIDYFELRQQFMDRFRCVGSKSMTLSYRDMLWSLLGKDKERPHLLPSAMLWKTAQTSLDAHGLQQWWKPSGELGLGAGTRYSYPVPQA